A window of bacterium genomic DNA:
AAAAAGCTGCAACCGCGCCACTTGCCAAGGTTCCAAGACTTTCGATGTCGCAGTAACAAATACTTTGATTGCCTCAGCTTGTAACCGGTGATTTTCCATAAAGGTTTTTGATACTCGATCTACTTCCAAAGCAGTACTTGACGAACCCGGCTCGCCGAGTCGTCTGAGCTTTACGGCAAGCTCAATTCGTTCTTTTCGCAAATCTCTGGTTTTCCGTTCAAACTCGCTGAGGAGTGGGAAAAAGAGTTTTGCTTGTTCGGTTTTAATATCCAAGAGCCGGGTTAACCGAGCTATCATTATTGTTTCCAGTTTATCATCCGAGAGTGGTGATTCGCCGGGGGGATTCGGAAAATCGTCGTCGGCAGCTTCTGGTTGGGCAAACAGGAACAACGGAAAAGCGATTAACAGTAGTAACAATAGTCGTTTCATAACAACTCACTCCAATCAAGCGAGGTATCGTTTTTGAGTTCTTCGATGACCGCAGCTTGTTCGGTTTTTGATAATTTTTGCATGGAAGCATCGATGTCGATGTACATGTCCTCAGAGGAAATTGAATAGAGCGATGCCAGTAAATCGGTGTCGTATTGGACCGGGTCGCTTGTGACCTCAGAAACAATACCCGCTAAGTCGTCATCGGTAATTGTGTTAATCTCACTATCAGACATTTCCGGGGCAAACGAAGAGAGCAGACTTCCGGGTGCTCGTTGTTCGTTTTGTGGTGTCTGCTCAGGGATTGCTAACAAAAAGAGTGCGACGAATGCGATAGTAACGGCAGCTACTCCCGCCGGTTGCCAGAGGAACGATAGAATACGACGACGAGTCCGTTTTCGCTCCAAACGGGCAACAACGCCGGTAGAAATCCGATCCAAAGCGATGCGCGAAACCGTGCGCGGACCGGTGTGTGGCAGCTTTGCCGCCCACACTTCCAGTTCTTCCTCGCTCCACGTTTTCTTTGTCATTTCTCTTCCAACCATTCTCGAAGTTTTGCCACCGCAAAACTAAAGTTCGCTTTGACGGAACCCTCACTCTTTCCCGTTATTTCGGCAATCTCACCGTTCGATAAACCTTGTTCGTGACGCATTACAAAGATTGACCGTTGTTTCGTCGGCAGTCGCTTAATCGCAGTTTCTAAATGCACTCGCTGCTCATGTGAAATGATAATTTCATCAGGAAGCGGATCGTCGCTGGGTAGATTCAAACAACTTTCATCTTCTTCCGATTCCTCGCCGATTCGGACGAACCAGCGCAATTTCCGGTTGCGAAGTTTATTCAGCGAGAGATTGTACACAATGCGATAGAGCCACGATGAAAACTGACTGTCGCCGCGAAATCCCGGCAGCTCTTCCCATG
This region includes:
- a CDS encoding RNA polymerase sigma factor — encoded protein: MATDPQERDWISSAAAGNSVAFNRLVLAHREGALLLASRLLRNSSDAEDIVQDAFIKAWEELPGFRGDSQFSSWLYRIVYNLSLNKLRNRKLRWFVRIGEESEEDESCLNLPSDDPLPDEIIISHEQRVHLETAIKRLPTKQRSIFVMRHEQGLSNGEIAEITGKSEGSVKANFSFAVAKLREWLEEK